In Musa acuminata AAA Group cultivar baxijiao chromosome BXJ2-3, Cavendish_Baxijiao_AAA, whole genome shotgun sequence, the following proteins share a genomic window:
- the LOC135608238 gene encoding uncharacterized protein LOC135608238: MSTELEERPNPAAADDGIEEDDDPPLLSSQALEALREFLSEQSSLGGAGGGRVDGGDDDQDEVRLVAEDWRLSQFWYDRETAETVAEEIRTLYRSTSSPIACIACPTLYAYLKKLDPSVPVKLLEYDKRFEQYGDDFIYYDYNQPDELLPSLKHNYQVIIADPPYLSKECLEKVAHTISLLAHPQDSYLLLLTGEVQKERAAELLNVHPCGFRPQHTNKLGNEFRLFTNYDPAGRLGGWERKV; this comes from the exons ATGTCCACGGAGTTGGAGGAGAGGCCGAACCCCGCCGCCGCGGACGACGGCATCGAGGAAGACGACGATCCTCCCTTGCTGAGCTCCCAAGCTCTGGAAGCTCTCAGGGAGTTCCTCAGCGAGCAGTCCTCCCTGGGCGGCGCGGGCGGAGGACGAGTAGATGGCGGAGACGACGACCAGGACGAGGTGCGGTTGGTGGCGGAGGACTGGAGATTGAGCCAGTTTTGGTACGACCGGGAGACGGCAGAGACGGTCGCGGAGGAGATCAGGACACTTTATCGCTCAACCTCTTCTCCCATCGCCTGCATCGCTTGTCCAACACTCTACGCGTATCTAAAG AAGCTTGATCCTAGTGTTCCAGTAAAATTACTTGAGTACGATAAACGCTTTGAACAGTATGGTGATGATTTTATTTACTACGACTACAATCAACCGGACGAATTGCTGCCATCACTAAAACACAACTACCAAGTTATCATCGCAGATCCCCCTTATCTG AGCAAGGAATGCTTGGAGAAAGTAGCCCATACGATTTCTCTTTTGGCGCACCCACAAGATTCATATTTGCTGTTGCTCACTG GAGAGGTGCAAAAGGAGAGAGCTGCAGAGCTATTGAACGTCCATCCCTGCGGCTTCAGACCTCAGCACACCAACAAGCTCGGGAACGAGTTCCGGCTCTTCACAAACTATGATCCTGCAGGGAGATTGGGTGGCTGGGAGAGAAAGGTTTAA